A genomic region of Zea mays cultivar B73 chromosome 6, Zm-B73-REFERENCE-NAM-5.0, whole genome shotgun sequence contains the following coding sequences:
- the LOC100285406 gene encoding microtubule-associated protein MAP65-1a yields the protein MAGDITCGSLLQKLQFIWDEVGESEEDRDKVLYQLDQECLDVYKRKVDQATNSRDLLIQALDDSKIELARLLSALGEKAIARTPEKTTGTIKQQLAAIAPTLEQLTKQKNERKREFVNVQSQIDQICGEIAGTIEVGEQMTTPQVNEDDLTLERLEDFRSQLKDLEKEKSNRLEKVLDYVGIVHDLCTVLGMDFLSTVIEVHPSLDDSIGDNCKSISNDTLSKLDNTVATLNEDKKLRLSKLQELAGQLYDLWDLMDAPKEERRMFDHVTCNRSASVDEVTAPGSLALDLIEQAEVEVQRLDQLKYSKMKEIAFKKQTELEDIYAGAHIVIDTAAAHEKILALIEAGNIEPSELIADMDTQIAKAKEEALSRKDILDKVERWMSACEEESWLEDYNRDDNRYNSSRGAHLNLKRAEKARILVNKIPALVETLVSKTTAWEENRGLSFMYDGVPLLAMLDEYAMLRQEREEEKKRMREQKRYIEQQLNTDHEGPFGSRVSPNRPASSKKAVGVKVNGSVSNGTPPNRRLSISGQQNGGGHGVRSGGKDSKKDTAKTASPGNNAVAAAPVDAVSQISVTDPVPSTP from the exons ATGGCCGGTGACATTACATGCGGATCCTTGCTGCAAAAATTGCAG TTTATATGGGATGAAGTTGGAGAGAGTGAGGAGGACCGTGACAAGGTCCTTTATCAGCTGGATCAGGAATGCCTTGATGTCTACAAGAGGAAAGTTGACCAAGCAACTAACTCTagggatctcctgatccaggcgCTGGATGACTCAAAGATAGAACTTGCTAGGCTTCTTTCTGCTCTCGGAGAAAAAGCTATTGCAAGAACT CCTGAGAAGACAACAGGGACAATCAAGCAGCAGCTAGCTGCTATAGCGCCAACACTTGAGCAGTTGACTAAACAGAAAAATGAAAGAAAAAGAGAGTTTGTTAATGTACAATCACAAATTGATCAAATATGTGGTGAAATCGCTGGCACCATAGAGGTGGGTGAGCAAATGACAACACCCCAAGTCAATGAGGATGACTTAACACTTGAGAGGCTTGAAGATTTTCGGTCTCAGCTCAAGGATCTTGAAAAAGAGAAG AGTAATAGGTTGGAGAAGGTTCTTGATTATGTAGGCATAGTACATGATCTTTGTACCGTCTTGGGGATGGATTTTCTCAGCACAGTGATTGAAGTTCATCCCAGTTTAGATGACTCCATCGGTGACAACTGTAAGAGCATTAGTAATGATACATTGTCAAAACTTGACAATACGGTAGCTACACTTAATGAAGATAAGAAGTTGCGGCTAAGCAAG CTTCAAGAACTCGCTGGTCAGCTCTATGATCTTTGGGATCTCATGGATGCCCCCAAGGAAGAAAGGCGCATGTTTGATCATGTCACCTGCAACAGATCAGCATCTGTGGATGAAGTCACAGCACCTGGATCTCTTGCTCTAGATTTGATTGAACAA GCTGAGGTTGAGGTTCAAAGGTTAGACCAGCTGAAATACAGCAAGATGAAAGAAATTGCTTTCAAGAAGCAAACCGAGCTGGAAGATATCTACGCTGGTGCTCATATAGTAATAGACACAGCTGCTGCTCATGAGAAAATATTGGCGCTGATTGAGGCAGGTAACATTGAACCGTCAGAACTAATTGCGGATATGGATACCCAGATAGCAAAAGCAAAGGAAGAAGCATTGAGTAGAAAAGACATCCTTGATAAAGTAGAAAGATGGATGTCTGCGTGTGAAGAAGAGAGCTGGCTTGAAGATTATAACCGG GATGACAACAGGTATAACTCTAGCCGAGGTGCCCACCTGAATCTGAAGCGTGCAGAAAAAGCTCGTATTCTTGTTAACAAGATTCCAG CACTTGTTGAAACCCTGGTGTCGAAGACCACAGCATGGGAGGAGAACCGTGGTCTGTCCTTTATGTATGATGGTGTACCTCTTCTAGCTATGTTGGATGAGTATGCTATGCtcagacaagaaagggaagaagaaaagaaaagaatgcgG GAACAAAAGCGCTACATTGAGCAGCAACTGAACACCGATCATGAAGGGCCATTTGGATCGCGGGTGAGTCCAAACCGGCCTGCCAGTTCGAAGAAGGCTGTTGGCGTAAAGGTGAACGGCAGCGTCTCAAACGGCACTCCTCCAAACAGAAGGCTCTCAATCAGTGGCCAACAGAACGGTGGTGGCCATGGCGTCAGGTCTGGAGGGAAGGATAGCAAGAAAGACACGGCGAAGACAGCATCTCCAGGGAACAATGCAGTTGCAGCTGCTCCTGTGGACGCGGTCTCCCAAATTTCTGTCACCGATCCGGTTCCGAGCACACCATGA